Part of the Citrus sinensis cultivar Valencia sweet orange chromosome 2, DVS_A1.0, whole genome shotgun sequence genome, TGCTGGCTTTGCCGTTGATTTTCTCATGGGTGGAGTTTCTGCAGCAGTATCCAAAACTGCCGCTGCTCCTATTGAACGCGTTAAGCTCTTGATCCAAAACCAAGATGAAATGATCAAGGCTGGCAGGCTCTCTGAACCCTATAAGGGAATTGGCGATTGCTTTGGCCGTACAATTAAGGATGAAGGGTTTGCTTCATTGTGGAGAGGGAACACAGCCAATGTCATTCGTTATTTCCCCACTCAGGTTTTTGTCAAGTGTTTGATACAATTGTATTTGTATCATCATTTTGCTTCGTTGCGTTTGCTTATGTTGTTATATTTGTTATTGCTTCTTTAGGCCTTGAACTTTGCATTCAAGGATTACTTCAAGAGATTGTTTAACTTCAAGAAGGATCGCGATGGTTACTGGAAATGGTTTGCTGGCAACTTGGCATCTGGTGGTGCTGCTGGTGCCTCTTCTCTGTTCTTTGTCTACTCCTTGGATTATGCGCGAACTCGCCTTGCTAATGATGCCAAGGCCGCAAAGCACGGAGGGGAGAGACAATTCAATGGCTTGATTGATGTCTACAGAAAGACTTTGAAAACAGATGGTATTGCGGGGCTTTACCGCGGATTTAACATCTCATGCGTTGGCATCATTGTGTATCGTGGTCTGTACTTTGGCATGTATGATTCTTTGAAGCCTGTGATCCTCACCGGAAAGTTACAGGTTAGTGTAAAAATCATTTAGTTACATGGCACTTGGTGGACTAATTGAACTGTCAAATGTTTGacataaattttggaaatgtgATTGCAGGATAGCTTCTTTGCTAGCTTTGCTCTTGGTTGGGTTATCACCAATGGTGCTGGCCTTGCCTCGTATCCCATTGACACCGTTCGCAGAAGAATGATGATGACATCTGGTGAAGCCGTGAAGTACA contains:
- the LOC102621533 gene encoding ADP,ATP carrier protein 1, mitochondrial; the encoded protein is MAESHQQPSVMHKVTGQLYLKSTLSQDIVQNRYAGFQNPAALPQRHFAYGNYSNAAFQYPLAQTCRASSDLSLIASTASPVFVQAPSEKGFAGFAVDFLMGGVSAAVSKTAAAPIERVKLLIQNQDEMIKAGRLSEPYKGIGDCFGRTIKDEGFASLWRGNTANVIRYFPTQALNFAFKDYFKRLFNFKKDRDGYWKWFAGNLASGGAAGASSLFFVYSLDYARTRLANDAKAAKHGGERQFNGLIDVYRKTLKTDGIAGLYRGFNISCVGIIVYRGLYFGMYDSLKPVILTGKLQDSFFASFALGWVITNGAGLASYPIDTVRRRMMMTSGEAVKYNSSLDAFSQILKNEGAKSLFKGAGANILRAIAGAGVLAGYDKLQMIVLGKKYGSGGA